A stretch of the Zonotrichia albicollis isolate bZonAlb1 chromosome 31, bZonAlb1.hap1, whole genome shotgun sequence genome encodes the following:
- the LOC102062150 gene encoding class II histocompatibility antigen, B-L beta chain-like, protein MGRGAAAGALLAALVVLGAPPAAGAELSGVFQEMRTRECHFINGTEKVRFLRRYIYNRKQYMMFDSDVGVFVGDTRFGEIQAWCWNRHPEILEDHRAAVDTFCRAGYELAAPLLLGRRAERGVSISLVPPSSSQPGPGRLLCSVMDFYPAAIQVRWFQGQQELSEHVVATDVVPNGDWTYQLLVLLETSPPVRAQLHCQVEHVSLEQPLRRHWEMPPDAARSKMLTGIGGFVLGFVFLALGLGFSLRKKSS, encoded by the exons atggggcgaggggcggcagctggggccctgctggcggcactggtggtgctgggagcccCCCCGGCTGCGGGCGCGGAGCTCTCGG GAGTGTTCCAGGAGATGAGAACGAGAGAGTGTCACTTCATTAATGGTACGGAGAAGGTGAGGTTCCTGAGGAGGTACATCTACAATCGGAAGCAGTACATGATGTTCGACAGCGACGTGGGGGTGTTCGTGGGGGACACACGATTTGGGGAGATACAGGCCTGGTGCTGGAACAGACACCCGGAAATACTGGAGGATCATCGGGCTGCTGTTGACACGTTCTGTCGGGCCGGCTACGAGCTTGCTGCCCCGTTGCTCCTGGGGCGCCGAGCTGAGCGCGG cgtGTCCATCTCGCTGGTGCCCCCCTCGagctcccagcccggccccggccgcctgctctgctccgtgatggatttctaccctgctgccatccaggtgaggtggttccagggccagcaggagctgtcgGAGCACGTGGTGGCCACCGACGTGGTCCCCAACGGGGACTGGACctaccagctgctggtgctgctggaaaccTCCCCCCCGGTGCGGGCTCAGCTACACTGCCAGGTGGAGCacgtcagcctggagcagcccctgaggcGGCACTGGG AGATGCCGCCGGACGCCGCTCGCAGCAAGATGCTGACGGGCATCGGGGGCTTCGTCTTGGGCTTCGTCTTCCTGGCGCTGGGGCTCGGCTTCTCCCTGCGCAAGAAG agctcctga